One Verrucomicrobiia bacterium genomic region harbors:
- the cysT gene encoding sulfate ABC transporter permease subunit CysT, producing MGQSNTVKSRRQILPGFKLTLGFTLFYLSLIVLIPLSGLISKTFSASWPKFWEAISDPRVIASYRLSFGISLLAALLNGFLGTLLAWVLARYRFPGRRLMDAIVDLPFALPTAVAGIALTTLYVPNGLLGQFFAYFGVAISFTPWGVLVALTFIGLPFVVRTVQPVIQDLQTDMEEAAACLGANRWQILWRVILPTLMPALLTGIVLAFGRAVSEYGSVVFISGNLPFKTEITPLLIVTKLEQNDYEGAAALGFVMLVASFIILFAVNGLQGWEERRRGRH from the coding sequence ATGGGTCAGAGCAACACAGTTAAGTCGCGTCGCCAGATTTTGCCGGGATTCAAACTGACTCTCGGTTTTACGCTATTTTATTTAAGTTTGATTGTTTTGATCCCTTTAAGCGGATTGATTTCCAAAACTTTTTCTGCGTCTTGGCCTAAGTTTTGGGAGGCGATCAGTGATCCGCGTGTGATCGCTTCTTATCGATTGAGTTTTGGTATTTCGTTGCTTGCAGCTTTGTTAAATGGCTTTTTGGGGACGTTGTTGGCGTGGGTACTCGCACGTTATCGTTTTCCAGGGCGTCGCTTAATGGATGCTATAGTAGATTTACCTTTTGCTTTGCCAACAGCTGTGGCGGGTATTGCATTAACCACGCTTTATGTGCCGAATGGGTTGTTAGGCCAGTTTTTTGCTTATTTCGGTGTTGCGATTTCTTTTACGCCGTGGGGAGTTTTGGTGGCGCTGACTTTTATTGGACTGCCTTTTGTAGTGCGCACGGTTCAACCCGTGATTCAAGATTTACAAACTGATATGGAGGAAGCAGCAGCTTGTTTGGGCGCGAATCGATGGCAAATTTTGTGGCGCGTGATTTTACCCACGCTGATGCCAGCTTTGTTGACGGGTATTGTATTGGCTTTTGGCCGTGCTGTGAGCGAATATGGATCCGTGGTTTTTATTTCGGGCAATCTTCCTTTTAAAACCGAAATCACTCCTCTTTTGATTGTTACTAAATTGGAGCAAAACGATTATGAGGGTGCGGCAGCGCTAGGTTTTGTCATGTTGGTGGCTT